A DNA window from Salvelinus fontinalis isolate EN_2023a chromosome 28, ASM2944872v1, whole genome shotgun sequence contains the following coding sequences:
- the LOC129826312 gene encoding uncharacterized protein LOC129826312 isoform X1 yields the protein MFSNLHSSLAPAKVRRSTSKYPYSSTENLAAIGSSPNGSDKKRQDPLSPSPMEPQSHGKPNAGFRIVSTKSAVASGDPVPIKSVEGKIHSLTLPDYDSLFPQKRHGVQGHTRWDHIIAEVNQRQQEYVPRLIGKEMSVDGPDLDSPGHPRNDKYSYLQERAAEHLHQQKTQVQEVQSTSLRSVGPSSLPALTPPSKPVAAVPLRLVVDSNTNQDQSTIQANPSERPNAFVSTKPLVQSRDLPFVTPREDAKKVINTSVATASDGKHVFSTEKPRPTSRVVLVSSSTDEPKGLPNTPKEIPAAKPRQRLVRKEPLRPADHEQTSAGSTTVEQENRLERRASTLDIMRRSSPVTAKNTEMTAYNEKQLLFDSAESDIDKKTQLEHIMKVKFAELDPFPIADILPKDPWAQPEPSHSGYYLFTEEPQKNCKLKEQAMTTDDLDKLFAPNNPTDPFASFNDGDSDEPREQEKTEHSPAFQRGFSQIKKKQGAPQPSANSSNKAAIGKIELDKHNPSPREDKLISSAATTGCVKLSPQNTGQSKLYGRDGVETQDKWAADPFTSSSHVPSVLTSPEPPQSVVGELTSQTGEKTLLRSWVSPSELQPLTVLSSNGGGPVSTPCRPHPVKPMSSIESHAPISTPVVGEMLTYDRTLGKMKAPGMVESGPYTQLTQEELITLVVKQQTELSKKDSKIVELEEYIDNLLVRVIEEKPSILLGLNSVKQAL from the exons atgttctccaacctccactcCTCCCTTGCTCCCGCTAAGGTGCGGAGGAGCACCTCCAAGTATCCCTACAGCAGCACTGAGAACCTGGCTGCCATAGGATCTTCCCCCAATGGATCTGACAAGAAGCGGCAAGATCCTCTGTCCCCCAGCCCAATGGAACCGCAAAGCCATGGAAAACCCAATGCAGGCTTCAGAATTGTCTCTACTAAATCTGCTGTTGCAAGTGGTGATCCTGTGCCAATTAAGTCAGTTGAGGGCAAAATACATTCTCTAACACTTCCTGACTACGATAGCCTGTTCCCACAGAAGAGACATGGAGTACAAGGGCATACTCGATGGGACCATATAATTGCAGAGGTGAATCAGAGACAGCAAGAATATGTGCCTCGGCTCATTGGTAAAGAGATGAGTGTGGATGGCCCAGACCTCGACTCACCAGGACATCCACGCAATGATAAATATTCCTACTTGCAGGAGCGGGCAGCAGAGCACTTACACCAGCAAAAGACACAAGTTCAGGAAGTTCAATCTACCTCTTTGAGGAGTGTAGGGCCCAGCAGTTTGCCAGCACTCACTCCCCCTTCCAAACCAGTAGCTGCAGTCCCCCTTAGACTAGTGGTAGACTCTAACACAAACCAAGACCAGAGCACTATACAGGCTAATCCATCTGAGAGGCCCAATGCCTTTGTCTCGACAAAACCCTTGGTTCAGAGCAGAGACTTACCCTTCGTGACACCTCGGGAGGATGCAAAGAAGGTGATAAACACATCTGTTGCTACAGCCAGTGATGGCAAACATGTTTTCTCAACAGAAAAACCTAGACCTACATCACGAGTGGTTTTGGTGTCAAGTTCTACAGATGAACCTAAAGGACTGCCAAACACTCCCAAAGAGATCCCcgcagccaaacccagacaaagGTTAGTCCGCAAAGAGCCATTGAGACCTGCAGATCATGAGCAGACATCAGCAGGGTCTACCACTGTAGAGCAGGAGAACAGATTGGAGAGGAGAGCCTCAACCCTCGATATCATGAGAAGGAGTAGTCCAGTGACTGCAAAGAACACTGAGATGACTGCTTACAATGAAAAGCAACTCTTGTTTGACTCTGCAGAAAGCGACATTGATAAAAAAACACAGTTGGAACACATTATGAAAGTGAAGTTTGCTGAACTTGACCCCTTCCCCATTGCTGATATCCTGCCTAAAGACCCATGGGCCCAACCAGAGCCAAGCCACAGTGGATATTACTTGTTCACTGAAGAACCACAGAAAAACTGCAAGCTTAAAGAACAGGCAATGACAACTGATGACTTGGATAAACTTTTCGCGCCAAACAATCCAACAGATCCCTTTGCTAGTTTTAATGATGGTGACTCAGATGAACCTCGAGAGCAGGAAAAAACAGAACACAGTCCTGCTTTTCAAAGGGGATTTTCCCAAATTAAAAAGAAACAAGGAGCACCCCAGCCTTCAGCTAATTCAAGTAATAAAGCAGCGATTGGAAAAATTGAGCTAGATAAACACAACCCTTCACCCAGAGAAGACAAGCTGATCAGCTCAGCCGCTACAACAGGATGTGTAAAACTGTCGCCTCAAAATACTGGACAAAGTAAACTCTATGGCAGAGATGGGGTGGAAACTCAAGACAAGTGGGCAGCAGACCCTTTTACTTCCTCCTCCCATGTACCTTCTGTCCTGACTTCTCCTGAGCCCCCCCAGTCCGTAGTGGGAGAGCTTACCTCACAGACCGGGGAAAAGACCCTGCTACGGTCCTGGGTCTCACCCTCTGAGCTGCAGCCACTCACTGTGCTGAGTAGCAATGGTGGTGGGCCAGTCTCAACTCCATGCAG GCCTCACCCAGTGAAGCCCATGAGCTCCATAGAGAGCCACGCTCCCATTAGCACCCCGGTAGTTGGAGAGATGTTGACTTATGACCGCACCCTGGGGAAGATGAAG GCGCCAGGCATGGTGGAGAGTGGGCCCTACACCCAGCTGACCCAGGAGGAGTTGATTACCCTAGTGGTGAAGCAGCAGACGGAGCTCTCCAAGAAAGACTCAAAGATCGTTGAGCTGGAGGAGTACATAGACAACCTGCTGGTGCGTGTAATCGAGGAGAAGCCCAGCATCCTGCTGGGCCTCAACTCTGTCAAGCAGGCCCTGTAA
- the LOC129826314 gene encoding prolactin-releasing peptide receptor-like, translated as MEGSGSGLTVELASPGPCVAGMEGNTSGQVFEVALQNSSSSKRSPQFVGVELLKSFKLLIIPCYILVVLIGVFGNYLLLYVICHTRKMHNITNFFIGNLAFSDMLMCATCVPFTLAYAFNPRGWVFGRFMCYLVYLIQPVTVYVSVFTLTAIGVDRYYATVHPLKKRISVLACTYLLSGIWLLSCGLVAPAVAHTYHVEFKNDGFTICEEFWMGKKRERLAYAYSTLFMTYVLPLSALCISYLCISVKLRNCVVPGHRTQSQAEAQRTRKRKTFRLITLVVAAFGVCWMPISVFNVLRDIDIDLIDKRYFLLIQLLCHLCAMSSSCCNPFLYAWLHNRFRAELRKMFTCHRRIGIPANNCATNSVNPFIPPSHPPAQDVFREWS; from the exons ATGGAGGGCAGTGGCAGTGGATTGACTGTAGAGCTGGCCTCCCCTGGGCCGTGTGTGGCCGGCATGGAGGGGAACACCAGTGGGCAGGTGTTTGAGGTGGCGCTGCAGAACAGCTCCTCGTCCAAACGTAGCCCTCAGTTTGTGGGGGTGGAGCTGCTGAAGTCCTTCAAGCTGCTCATcatcccctgctacatcctggtGGTGCTGATCGGGGTGTTCGGCAACTACCTGCTGCTCTACGTCATCTGCCACACCCGTAAGATGCACAACATAACTAACTTCTTCATTGGAAACCTGGCCTTCTCCGACATGCTGATGTGTGCCACCTGTGTCCCCTTCACCTTGGCCTATGCCTTCAACCCCCGCGGCTGGGTTTTTGGGAGGTTCATGTGCTACCTGGTTTACCTCATCCAACCAGTGACCgtctatgtgtctgtcttcactctcACTGCTATTGGTGTTGACAG GTACTATGCCACAGTTCACCCTCTGAAGAAGCGGATCTCAGTGCTGGCGTGTACTTACCTCCTATCTGGGATCTGGCTGCTCTCCTGTGGGCTTGTGGCCCCGGCCGTGGCCCACACCTACCATGTGGAGTTCAAGAATGACGGCTTTACCATCTGTGAGGAGTTCTGGATGggcaagaagagagagaggttggcCTACGCATACAGCACACTTTTCATGACCTACGTCCTGCCTCTGTCTGCCCTCTGCATCTCTTACCTCTGCATCTCTGTCAAGCTCCGTAACTGTGTGGTGCCTGGCCACCGCACCCAGAGCCAGGCCGAGGCCCAGCGAACCCGCAAGCGCAAGACCTTCCGTCTGATCACCCTGGTGGTGGCGGCTTTCGGCGTGTGCTGGATGCCCATCAGTGTGTTCAACGTGCTGCGGGACATTGACATTGACCTGATCGACAAGCGCTACTTCCTGCTCATCCAGCTGCTGTGCCACTTGTGTGCCATGAGCTCGTCCTGCTGTAACCCTTTCCTGTATGCCTGGCTACATAACCGCTTTCGCGCCGAGCTGCGCAAGATGTTCACCTGCCACCGCCGTATCGGCATCCCTGCCAACAACTGTGCCACAAACAGCGTGAACCCCTTCATCCCACCCTCCCACCCACCCGCACAGGATGTGTTCAGAGAATGGTCTTGA